Proteins from one Sabethes cyaneus chromosome 2, idSabCyanKW18_F2, whole genome shotgun sequence genomic window:
- the LOC128734406 gene encoding uncharacterized protein LOC128734406 isoform X2, with protein MIRQHFEQPPLDYQQQQQQQQHQQQLQHHVQQQATQQQQQISKIVSSPPPQIVGTTMCVAKLLVGLDHAPLSFNVRQRIIGEGGTNLNYIRSETGAIVTLRGRGSLAIDPQTGQEALEPLQLCIEHPTLEGFQQAKQLAKNLIETLQEELSLFQENIAPKQNFQLLPQPTLVQTTQVPQMAPMIRAQHITQPNGIMHQPPPPVMQQQGFVQHPQSQPPPPQIIQQPPTIIQSHVPVQIHQQPSNVVISQIQTAPQLTNVNNPPPGTQIRPSIMQIKNTLPPHLSQPPPSMQISQPAEAPQQILVNQAPPYQVQYIQQNPPIQTSSGPHPAGQVTIQHVIQPQPQPIQGIMQTTLPPPQFDQFQRPPQGQQIITVQGSGAFMVPPPNIVHQTVAPQPPNQIIVQSQPMITQPPPNPMHQELIQPGMQPPMGPPPMTQVPMVVNGADDKKPGEMHLKPEQIKLEEGPPPGTIIQQIAKQTVIPVSSMQSITLSQPPPPIMSVPPPTVQHIVGNTIITSQPNHSISHAIPQQIYSQIPVSIQSFQPPPQQIHMNGGTHFVVNTPQQWAPNGTAPPPQIQQVPVSSVQNIQFAPQPMRNPNEIQIISTPAIISAAEYRPPQQHIITTSSFNPQMQPPQGVQVIHTVPPPHQQIITSIPSAQPQIIEAPPHPVPPPHPGPTHQIITTPVPPPPPPYTTVQYTTAHHEPKQSMDMQQQHQQQQHQQQLAMRPGQKRKHPEDDSHKNIPPKMGMG; from the exons ATGATTCGCCAACATTTCGAGCAACCGCCTCTGGACtatcaacagcagcaacaacaacagcagcaccagcaacaaCTTCAACATCATGTACAGCAACAAGCAactcaacagcagcaacagataTCCAAAATCGTAAGCAGTCCCCCGCCGCAAATTGTTGGAACAACAATGTGTGTGGCAAAGCTTCTTGTAGGGCTAGACCACGCCCCTTTGTCTTTTAATGTGCGACAAAGGATTATTGGCGAAGGGGGTACTAACTTGAATTATATACGCTCTGAAACTGGAGCGATAGTAACTCTTCGTGGCCGTGGTTCACTCGCGATCGATCCGCAAACTGGCCAGGAAGCACTGGAACCGTTGCAGTTGTGCATTGAACATCCAAC TTTGGAAGGGTTCCAACAAGCAAAGCAGCTTGCTAAAAATTTAATCGAAACACTGCAGGAAGAACTTAGTTTGTTTCAGGAAAATATTGcaccaaaacaaaattttcagcTGCTTCCTCAGCCAACGCTAGTCCAAACTACTCAGGTGCCTCAAATGGCACCAATGATCCGTGCTCAGCACATTACACAACCAAATGGCATAATGCACCAACCTCCACCTCCCGTGATGCAACAGCAAGGATTCGTGCAACATCCGCAAAgtcagccaccaccaccacagatCATACAACAACCGCCAACGATAATACAGTCCCATGTGCCGGTACAAATTCATCAACAACCGAGCAATGTCGTTATTTCGCAGATTCAAACTGCCCCGCAGTTGACCAATGTGAATAATCCGCCTCCGGGGACGCAAATCCGACCATCCATAATGCAGATCAAAAACACTCTGCCTCCTCATCTTTCGCAACCTCCACCTAGCATgcaaatttctcaacctgcagaaGCTCCGCAGCAAATTCTAGTGAATCAAGCCCCGCCTTATCAGGTACAGTACATTCAGCAAAATCCTCCAATTCAAACTAGCAGTGGGCCACATCCTGCCGGTCAGGTAACGATTCAACACGTCATTCAACCACAACCACAGCCAATTCAGGGAATAATGCAAACCACACTGCCTCCACCGCAGTTCGATCAATTTCAGCGTCCACCGCAAGGCCAACAGATTATTACCGTGCAAGGAAGTGGAGCATTCATGGTTCCTCCTCCAAATATCGTACATCAAACGGTTGCTCCACAACCTCCAAACCAAATAATCGTTCAATCGCAACCAATGATCACCCAACCGCCTCCCAATCCCATGCATCAGGAGTTGATTCAACCTGGAATGCAGCCCCCAATGGGACCGCCCCCGATGACGCAGGTTCCAATGGTGGTCAACGGGGCCGACGACAAAAAACCAGGCGAAATGCATTTGAAGCCCGAACAAATAAAACTCGAAGAAGGTCCGCCACCCGGCACTATAATCCAGCAAATTGCCAAACAAACTGTGATCCCTGTTTCTTCAATGCAAAGCATTACTTTGAGCCAACCGCCACCTCCAATCATGTCAGTTCCGCCCCCGACAGTACAGCATATCGTTGGAAATACGATTATTACATCGCAACCGAATCATTCCATCAGTCATGCTATTCCGCAACAAATCTACAGTCAAATACCGGTCTCGATTCAATCTTTTCAACCGCCTCCCCAACAAATTCATATGAATGGTGGAACACATTTTGTGGTCAATACTCCCCAACAGTGGGCACCGAATGGAACCGCGCCTCCACCGCAAATCCAGCAAGTTCCGGTTAGCTCTGTTCAAAATATTCAATTCGCTCCACAGCCGATGCGCAATCCGAACGAGATTCAAATTATAAGCACACCAGCGATCATCAGCGCGGCCGAGTATCGACCCCCGCAGCAGCATATTATCACAACTAGCTCGTTTAATCCGCAAATGCAGCCACCGCAAG GAGTGCAAGTGATTCACACGGTTCCTCCACCACATCAGCAGATAATAACGAGCATACCAAGTGCTCAACCACAAATCATTGAAGCACCACCACATCCAGTGCCACCACCACATCCGGGGCCAACACATCAAATCATTACGACACCGGTTCCCCCACCACCACCCCCATATACGACGGTGCAATACACGACAGCACACCATGAACCGAAG CAATCTATGGACATGCAAcaacagcatcagcagcagcagcatcagcagcaattAGCAATGCGACCGGGACAGAAGCGTAAACATCCGGAAGATGATTCGCACAAAAACATTCCACCCAAGATGGGCATGGG